One segment of Arcanobacterium haemolyticum DSM 20595 DNA contains the following:
- a CDS encoding glutamine synthetase family protein codes for MDRQQEHVLAEVEKHQVRFIRLWFTDVSGTLKSVAIPPAELEGAFTTGIGFDGSAIEGLSRIHEADMVIKPDASTFHILPWDESGDACARMFCDIQTPDGQPARSDPRGVLKRALERAASLGFTFHVHPEVEFYLFRPETDTNGEPIPIDHGSYFDHVSRPLAQSFRAQAVRDLEHLGIPVEFSHHEAGPGQNEIDLRVADALTMADNLMSLRAVVEHVAISQGIEASFMPKPLINHPGNGLHIHMSLFEGNRNAFFDPLRDYSLSTTGTKFVAGILHHSREISAVTNQHVNSYKRLWAGDEAPAYIAWGKTNRSALIRVPTFSSKEGHSARIEYRALDSAANPYLAFAVLLNAGLAGIEHDYDVPESIDTNINVLSHRERHIMGIDELPSSLHSAITLAQHSELIAATLGEDAFDYFLRNKLREWHDYRQQVTAFERKVQY; via the coding sequence ATGGATCGGCAACAAGAACACGTCTTAGCAGAAGTTGAAAAGCATCAGGTGCGGTTTATCCGCCTATGGTTTACGGATGTTTCTGGAACACTCAAATCTGTGGCTATTCCGCCTGCAGAACTTGAAGGTGCGTTCACCACAGGAATCGGCTTCGATGGGTCCGCGATTGAAGGCCTATCCCGCATCCATGAAGCAGACATGGTGATAAAACCCGATGCTTCCACATTTCACATCCTGCCATGGGATGAATCAGGGGACGCCTGCGCACGCATGTTCTGTGACATCCAAACGCCAGATGGTCAGCCGGCACGCTCCGATCCGCGCGGCGTACTCAAGCGTGCACTCGAACGCGCAGCATCACTCGGCTTCACATTCCACGTCCACCCAGAAGTCGAATTTTATCTCTTCCGCCCAGAAACCGATACTAACGGAGAACCCATCCCCATCGATCACGGCTCCTACTTCGATCACGTATCGCGCCCACTCGCACAAAGCTTCCGCGCCCAAGCAGTACGCGACCTCGAACACCTCGGCATCCCCGTAGAATTCTCCCACCATGAAGCAGGTCCCGGCCAAAACGAAATAGACCTCCGGGTCGCCGATGCCCTCACCATGGCAGACAACCTGATGAGCCTGCGCGCCGTCGTCGAACACGTCGCAATCTCCCAAGGAATCGAAGCCTCCTTCATGCCCAAACCACTCATCAACCATCCAGGAAACGGGCTCCACATCCACATGTCCCTCTTCGAAGGAAACCGCAACGCCTTCTTCGATCCGCTACGCGACTACAGTCTCTCCACAACCGGAACCAAATTCGTAGCCGGAATACTCCACCATTCACGCGAAATCTCCGCAGTCACCAACCAACACGTCAACTCCTACAAACGCCTCTGGGCAGGAGACGAAGCCCCCGCATACATAGCCTGGGGCAAAACAAACCGCAGCGCACTCATCCGCGTCCCCACCTTCTCATCTAAAGAAGGCCACAGCGCCCGAATCGAATACCGAGCACTCGATTCGGCGGCAAACCCATACCTCGCCTTCGCCGTACTCCTCAACGCAGGACTCGCCGGAATCGAACACGACTACGACGTCCCCGAATCCATCGACACCAACATCAACGTACTAAGCCACCGCGAACGCCACATCATGGGAATCGACGAACTCCCATCCTCCCTCCACTCAGCCATCACACTCGCCCAACACTCAGAACTCATCGCAGCCACACTCGGAGAAGACGCCTTCGATTACTTCCTCCGCAACAAACTCCGCGAATGGCACGATTATCGGCAACAAGTCACCGCATTCGAACGCAAAGTCCAATACTGA
- the panB gene encoding 3-methyl-2-oxobutanoate hydroxymethyltransferase: MAIKRVRAHHLAQMKAEGTPITMLTSYDALTTRIFDEAGTDMLLVGDSYANVMLGYDSTTQVGIDDMVLATGAVARNAKRAFVVADLPFGSYETSHQDAIANAVKLIRAGASAVKLEGGVRMASTIRAIVEAGINVVAHIGYTPQSENALGGPRVQGRGDGADHVRKDAVAVAEAGAIAVVLELVPAPIATEITEAISIPTIGIGAGENTDGQVLVWSDMAGMTNWQPSFVKVFGEVGTALKNAATAYNEAVRNRSFPDNDHRFNQ, from the coding sequence ATGGCTATTAAGCGTGTACGTGCCCATCACCTTGCACAAATGAAGGCAGAAGGCACTCCCATCACTATGCTCACATCCTACGATGCTCTCACTACTCGCATCTTTGATGAGGCAGGAACCGATATGCTCCTTGTTGGCGATTCCTACGCCAACGTGATGCTCGGTTACGATTCCACAACCCAGGTAGGAATCGACGACATGGTGTTGGCAACCGGAGCTGTTGCTCGTAACGCAAAGCGCGCCTTCGTCGTCGCTGATCTTCCTTTCGGTTCCTACGAAACGTCCCACCAGGATGCGATCGCAAACGCGGTCAAGCTCATCCGTGCAGGCGCCTCCGCCGTCAAACTCGAAGGTGGCGTACGCATGGCTTCAACGATCCGCGCCATCGTTGAAGCCGGAATCAACGTGGTGGCACACATCGGATACACGCCACAATCAGAAAACGCACTCGGCGGGCCACGCGTCCAAGGCCGCGGTGACGGCGCCGATCACGTACGCAAAGATGCGGTAGCTGTAGCAGAAGCTGGCGCGATCGCCGTCGTGCTCGAACTCGTCCCAGCCCCAATCGCAACCGAAATCACCGAAGCCATCTCCATCCCAACCATCGGAATCGGTGCCGGCGAAAACACTGACGGCCAAGTACTCGTGTGGTCAGACATGGCAGGAATGACCAACTGGCAACCATCATTCGTCAAAGTCTTTGGCGAAGTCGGAACCGCACTCAAAAACGCCGCCACCGCGTACAACGAAGCCGTACGCAACCGTTCCTTCCCAGACAACGATCACCGTTTCAACCAGTAA